The following nucleotide sequence is from Salvia miltiorrhiza cultivar Shanhuang (shh) chromosome 7, IMPLAD_Smil_shh, whole genome shotgun sequence.
TATCGTTAAagctaacacacgcacacagaaAGTTGATGAAACTCAGAAAGTTGATCTTATagctaaattattttttcattcaaACTATGATGGCTGGTTTTTGGAATTAGTCATTGAATTATATACTACTATGATACTCCTTTAGATTCCATTCCATTAGTGGTTGCTCCATATCAAAGTCATTCTTTGTGATGATATTTATTGAGGTCATATGCAATttcaagtttaattaattttttgggAGTCGTCATGGCCTTTTTCTCAATGGACTTAACAAGTAGCTGACTTTCTAGGAACAAATCTTGCAATTGCTTTGTAATTTACAAGAATTGATTACTCTCTACTAACTATAAGATGGAAAAAACCCttctttttaattgattttctcaaaaataatttatagtGAGCTACGACAATGACTAAGCAAGCTAGTTACCCCCTTCCCCcgtcaaaaagaaaagaaagaaaaggaaaaggcaATTCtgataattattttcaaattgaaTGTCAATAGTTTTGGAATTTCAtacttattttcaaattttccaaAAAATAGTTAAAGTAGCAAAAATACTCTTAAAATTTACAGCAACGGTCAAGATTCTATCAATTTTCTCTTCATCACATTGCAAGAGTCGTTCTTCATATTAGTAAAATGCTCTATTTTTAAGGACTATTGggattaaattatgaaaaacatAACGATAAAGTCAGTTGTGTAGTGTAGATGTTCCGCCCGTGTATAAATTGctgatttatttatatattagattagattagatgtctattacaatttaaaaaaaaaaagttatagtAGAGAGGAGAAAATGGGGAACTATTAATTCtctttaaaaaaatgtaaagtTTAGGCGGAATGCAAAGACACGAAGGGTTAATTCGGAATTTTAGCCAAACTTTGTGTTTATTTGACGCGGCTCCAACGCGTCAACGTGAACCAACCGACGACCGAGATTAAATAAATAGGCGCATAGCATTTCATTTGCAACCAAGCGaaatttctagagagagaaaagacgGAGGAGAACCATCCAACCGTcgtcaccaccaccaccacccccaGATCTGAAAGATGCACGCCTACACCAGCGTCAGCACCGGCGGTATCGCCGACGGGATCAAGGTCGGAGACATTGACATAGAGTCTGGGGATCGCCTCTACCCTGGAATCGGCCACGGCGAGAATCTGCTGCGATGGGGATTCATACGCAAAGTGTACGGCATACTGGCGGCGCAGATCCTCGTTACCACCTTAGTCACCGTCGCGACTGTTCTCTACGCGCCGATCAACGACCTCCTGCGCGCGAATTCCGGCCTCCTGCTTTTCCTCGTCTTTACCCCCTTCATCTGTGAGTGCGATCAATGAATTACGCAATTATTTATTCGTTACGTGATTATTGTTAATTACATTTGTGATGCCGATTTTGAATTCTTATGATTACACCTCGTATTCACCAAACTTTTGTACCTGCCGAATCAAATTAACAAATCAAGTGATTGACTCGCATAAATGTAGGTATAAATTCGCAGATCTGCTCTGATTTATAGGTGCATATGTAGATATCAGCTGAATTTTGTCATACCTTTAGGTTTAAATTATACACAGTAAATGAGTAATGGTTTGTCCTGCACCTATGGGCTATAATTATAAATCATGATTTACTGTACCAATATCTAATTTGATGGTTTTGTAAGTTTGATAGAATGTCTAGTAGTTAACGTGAGGTTTGGTTGGGAATTCGGATTAGCTCAACTAAATATTAGGTTGCACTTGACAGTAGCTACACGTATGTTATTTGCAAGTAATTATGACTAAATTACCATTTTTTCAATTTACTCAAGATGTTTTCTTCTGTGCACGCCACATTTCTTTGTTTTAAGTTCTAACTGACTGAAACATTCTTGCTTCCGAATATGATTGTTAGGATGTGATGTTTTATCAAGTACAGAGGAGCGATTGCATGAAACAATATCGATTTCACTATGTTTCATGTTTCTTGTTATGTTTCCGGCATTAAACTTTGTTGCTAACAGACATTGTATTTGTATGACAGTATTGTGGCCACTCCATATCTATAGGCAGAAGCATCCATTGAACTTGGTATTCCTTGGGCTCTTCACTGCTTCTATGAGTCTAACTGTTGGAGTGAGCTGTGCTAACACTGAAGGTTAGTAGCTTCCAATGAAATCCGAGTTTGACGCAGGGTGTTTGTTTGTCTAATCCTTCTTCCTCCTCTGCCATCATGTACAGGAAGACTTGTGCTCGAAGCCTTGATATTGACCTCAGCTGTAGTCTCAGCACTGACTGGCTACACCTTCTGGGCTGCAAAGAAAGGAAAAGACTTCAGCTTTCTGGGACCAATCTTGTTTACTAGCCTTTTCATCTTGATCTTGACCGGTTTTATTCAGGTAttatctctctctatatatatatatgtgtgtgtgtgcgcgctcGCGTATGTGTTGGAATTAGCTGCTAAACTGTATTCGACATTGGTAAATGCAGGCGGTATACCCATTGGGATCTACTACCGTTGCTGTGTACAGCGCGATCAGTGCCATAATCTTCTCAGGATACATCGTTTATGACACGGAGAACCTCATCAAGCGCTTCACATACGACGAGTACATCTGGGCGTCGGTCACCCTTTACCTCGACGTTCTCAACCTGTTCCTGACCATTCTGCGGATGCTGAAACAAGACAACTGAGGCCACGGTCTAATTACTACTGCGTAGACTGTGTTATGTTTTAGATATAATTCAAGtgtttttttgttttcgttGATGTGGAAACTGTGAAAATGGTAACGAGACGCCGCACTTGTGAATATGTGGTTGATATGACACTTGAGTTCTCTTACTCGAACAAAATATTGTCCCAGGTTACATGTGTGAAtaatgaattcacaatttggTTGCCCCAATTTTTGTTATTCTTTACAAACTTATGAAGCAAAGGATATATCAAATGATAATTTatagcatgaatgaataaaggAAATCTGTCTTCCTGCAAGGGCAAACATCAAAACAGCAAAGCCTAGCATGAAATTACACATAAATATGGCAATTAACGATATTAAAGAGTATAAAGCTCGAAAGATTTAACATGGTATATAAAATCATGAGACGATACAATCGTTCCAAATGGGATATACACAATGTTTGAGAATAGAATGGAAGCAATAAAAGGTGCATAAAGTTATAGCTAGGCTGCATTGTGTTGTTATTAACATTTTGCAGAATAATGGCTGTGAAATTCAAAAACACACACTATACCAATCATTCACATCACAAGTTAAACATGCTCAccaccatcatcatcatcttcaataTCCCATGTGAGCTCCTCATCTTCCTCCGCAGCAACCAACTTCTTCCCAACATCAACCGCACCTACATTGCTCCCATCACTACTCCTAATATCCTCAATCTCGTCCCATCCGAGATCGTCCTCCACGTGTGAAGACCGTTGGCTCGAGATAATCGAGATATCGCTCCCTAGCTTCCCATCCGACGAGGCCTCCTTCTCATTGCACACCGATCGCCCCCCTAAACTCTCATCATCCACCACCAAGATTTCGCCCTTTGCACCCGAcacaccaccacctcctcctTCCTTCTCCTCCACACCTTTTCCCTTCTCCTCCTCACCCTCCTTCAACTCATCTCTAAACCTATCCTcaccatcaccaccaccaccattggcatcatcatcatcttcatcgaCATCCCAACTCaattcctcctcctcctcccccGAAATCGCCCTCTTCACCATCCTCAACCTCGCCTCCTCAGCTCTCACAACCCTATCAACCCTATAAAAGTACCTGCACCAAAACATCTCCTCGTCAACCTTCAACGGCACAACCTCGCCATAAATCTCCGCGACCGCCCCCTTCTCACCGAGCAATCCCTCGATCTCCCCCCTCCTCTCCTCCAACCCAAACCCCAACCTCCATTCCCCATACCCACTCTCCTCCACTTCATCAATATAAGTTCGAATATCACATTGCACCGCGCGAACCATCGCATCGATCCTACTATACGGCTTAACACTAGCGCTAAAACCCAATTCATCATCACGGCCAGCACTAACCCCTACATTGCTATCATCATCGCCTTGATCCAAATGACCATCATTTGCAGCAAAGTTCAAATCTTTACCGATTATGTCGGAGACGGTGGAGCCCACGTTGTCGATGGCCTGCCCCACGGCCTCGAGCGATTCCTGGGCGATGGCGGCGCCGGACTCGAGCCGCGCCGGGAGTTCCTGTACGGCGCGGCTGGCGGCTTCGCGGATGACGGCGGTCTCCTTCTTGAAGCCGGAGCTGAATTCTTGGAGATCTTTGTAGTAGTTGTCGATTAAAGATTCGGATTTTGAGGCTATGGTTTTGAGGAGGGTGGATCCGATTCCCCAAGAAGGGGTGGGAGAGGGGTTTGGGGAGGTGGGGGTGGtagggggggagggggagggggagggggtgggggtgggctcCGAGAAGACAGATTTGAAGAAGTCCATCGGAGTTGGATGGGGAGAAATTGATTTGATGATGCTTTATTGGGGAAGAAGGTGATAGATACAGAATGTGTATggatgtgtgtatatatatacacgcaGTTGATGTGTATTTTGTGTTTGGGTTTTTTTCATTAATGGAATGAATATATATTCATAATCCACTATAGTATAGATGCCGTGAATagatacatctatatataaaataataatggaTACATTCACACATGCTGTGTGTGAGTAAATCTAGCCATCAAATACACGGCACTGTTTCAGTTCTTTCAGAATTTGATAAACCCTTCATTGCAAattgaatataattttatttttttttgcgaaaataaaatgatgactttgatatatattctttttttgaTAGGATGACTTTGATGTGTTAGTGATAGTGCAGCGGCACAAAACGTTACTAGCGAAACATAACGAACACTATTTTATGATAAAATCAGGTTTTTCTACTCTAGATGGTATTTTATTTACAAGAGTTGGTGTTTAATTTTGGATAAGTTGTTGAAAATCATAAAAACCTTGCACAATAATTTGCTGACCATAGCATAATTTTGGGTTAAACTATAGTATTTCATAATTCAATTTTTCacttattttttcaaataataGTCCGATCTTGAGAATATCAGTAGTAGTCCGaattttgttttatgttttttttggtCAACTCTGTCGTCAGACTAATCCTCCAATgctaaaaatatgaattttttattttgttgttggTTGTTTGATAGAATGAAGTTGAAGTAAAATTGTTCGTACTTTTTGTTGTTTGTTACACTGTTATTTTT
It contains:
- the LOC130991581 gene encoding BI1-like protein, producing MHAYTSVSTGGIADGIKVGDIDIESGDRLYPGIGHGENLLRWGFIRKVYGILAAQILVTTLVTVATVLYAPINDLLRANSGLLLFLVFTPFILLWPLHIYRQKHPLNLVFLGLFTASMSLTVGVSCANTEGRLVLEALILTSAVVSALTGYTFWAAKKGKDFSFLGPILFTSLFILILTGFIQAVYPLGSTTVAVYSAISAIIFSGYIVYDTENLIKRFTYDEYIWASVTLYLDVLNLFLTILRMLKQDN
- the LOC130993034 gene encoding uncharacterized protein LOC130993034, with the translated sequence MDFFKSVFSEPTPTPSPSPSPPTTPTSPNPSPTPSWGIGSTLLKTIASKSESLIDNYYKDLQEFSSGFKKETAVIREAASRAVQELPARLESGAAIAQESLEAVGQAIDNVGSTVSDIIGKDLNFAANDGHLDQGDDDSNVGVSAGRDDELGFSASVKPYSRIDAMVRAVQCDIRTYIDEVEESGYGEWRLGFGLEERRGEIEGLLGEKGAVAEIYGEVVPLKVDEEMFWCRYFYRVDRVVRAEEARLRMVKRAISGEEEEELSWDVDEDDDDANGGGGDGEDRFRDELKEGEEEKGKGVEEKEGGGGGVSGAKGEILVVDDESLGGRSVCNEKEASSDGKLGSDISIISSQRSSHVEDDLGWDEIEDIRSSDGSNVGAVDVGKKLVAAEEDEELTWDIEDDDDGGEHV